The DNA sequence TTATTGTCCCGGTGCTTTGAGCAGGGAAGAGGTTGAGAAGGTCGGTTATCGATATGATGACTTTGATATGATGATGAAGCGCTATCGTCCCGATACCCTTCGGGATGGTTGGAACGAGGGAGGCGACGGAGATCCGTTTTTCTTTATCTCCAATCCGGCCTCGGGGCTTTGGATCTGCGATAAGATAATGCAAAAAGGAGCATGATGATGGAAAGAAGGGCCGATATCGGATTAATCGGGCTTGCGGTCATGGGACAGAATTTAGTACTGAACATGAATGATCACGGCTATTCGGTCGCGGTCTATAACAGAACGACCAGTAAGGTGGACGAATTTCTCGGCGATGCAGCTGCCGGACGGGATACGATTATCGGGACCCGTTCTCTTCGGGAGCTTGTCTCCTCCCTTTCCTCGCCGCGAAAGGTGATGCTGATGGTAAAGGCCGGCGAGGTGGTCGATATCTTTATCGAAAAGCTGCTTCCCCTCCTTTCACCCGGGGATCTTATTATCGACGGAGGAAACTCACACTATCCCGATACCAGCAGGCGAAGCCGTGAACTGGCTGCAAAGGGGATTCTTTTTATCGGCACGGGAATCTCCGGCGGAGAAGAGGGGGCCCGGCGGGGACCTTCCATCATGCCTGGAGGCAATCCAAAGGCCTGGCCCCTGGTTAAGCAGCTTTTTCAAGCCATTGCGGCAAAAAGTGAGGATGGAGCTCCATGCTGTGAATGGGTAGGGGAAGAGGGCTCCGGACACTACGTAAAAATGGTTCACAACGGTATCGAATACGGCGATATGCAGATGATCTGTGAGGCCTACGATCTGCTCTACCGGGGGCTCGGGCTTTCCCACGAGGAGATGTACGAGGTCTTTACCGAGTGGAACAAGGGTGAGCTTGAAAGCTACCTCATCGAAATTACCAGAGACATCATGAAGGTGAAGGATACGGACGACTTGCCCCTTGTCACCAAGATTGTCGACAAGGCGGGACAAAAGGGAACGGGCAAATGGACTGGCATCGATTCCCTCAACCTGGCGGTACCGGTAACCGTCATCGCCGAGGCGGTCTATGCACGCTGCCTTTCGGCCCGTAAGGAAGAACGAAAGGAGGCCGCCGGTTTTATTGGCGAGGCCCCACACGGAAGGCTGTCTGACGATGAACGAAAAGAGGTGATCGAGGATATCAGGAAGGCCCTCTTCGCATCGAAGATCATCTCCTATACCCAGGGTTTTATGCTCTTGCGGGAGGCAGCCGATTCCTTCGGGTGGAAACTAAACTACG is a window from the Sediminispirochaeta bajacaliforniensis DSM 16054 genome containing:
- the gnd gene encoding decarboxylating NADP(+)-dependent phosphogluconate dehydrogenase, translating into MMERRADIGLIGLAVMGQNLVLNMNDHGYSVAVYNRTTSKVDEFLGDAAAGRDTIIGTRSLRELVSSLSSPRKVMLMVKAGEVVDIFIEKLLPLLSPGDLIIDGGNSHYPDTSRRSRELAAKGILFIGTGISGGEEGARRGPSIMPGGNPKAWPLVKQLFQAIAAKSEDGAPCCEWVGEEGSGHYVKMVHNGIEYGDMQMICEAYDLLYRGLGLSHEEMYEVFTEWNKGELESYLIEITRDIMKVKDTDDLPLVTKIVDKAGQKGTGKWTGIDSLNLAVPVTVIAEAVYARCLSARKEERKEAAGFIGEAPHGRLSDDERKEVIEDIRKALFASKIISYTQGFMLLREAADSFGWKLNYGEIALMWRGGCIIRSSFLGKIKEAFDGNGALKSLLLDPYFMNIVNNCQDGWRRTVSRAALAGIPSPAIASALSFFDGYRSGQLPANLLQAQRDYFGAHTYERTDRPEGEYFHTNWTGTGGNVSSSTYQA